One stretch of Oscillospiraceae bacterium DNA includes these proteins:
- a CDS encoding YihA family ribosome biogenesis GTP-binding protein — MIIKNSEFVTSAVKSSGYPSSTLPEIAFAGRSNVGKSSFVNKFLMRKNIAKVSKNQGKTRLINFFKVNNEFMLVDLPGYGFANVSKAEQISWGKMIENYLNKRENLKSVFLLLDVRHEPTNDDIVMYNFIVEKGFEPIIIVTKVDKLAKTKIEPRIEEFKEFFGIESVYPFSSQSGYGREEILNLVETIIMK; from the coding sequence ATGATAATAAAAAATTCTGAATTTGTTACCTCTGCTGTTAAAAGTTCGGGGTATCCTTCATCCACTCTTCCTGAAATTGCTTTTGCGGGAAGGTCAAATGTCGGGAAATCATCATTCGTTAATAAGTTTTTGATGAGGAAAAATATTGCCAAAGTCAGTAAAAATCAGGGTAAAACAAGGCTTATTAATTTTTTTAAAGTTAATAACGAGTTTATGTTGGTTGATTTACCTGGCTATGGATTTGCCAATGTTTCAAAGGCTGAGCAGATTTCCTGGGGGAAAATGATAGAAAATTATCTTAACAAAAGAGAAAATTTAAAATCAGTTTTTCTTCTTTTAGATGTGCGCCACGAACCAACAAATGATGATATTGTTATGTATAACTTTATTGTTGAAAAAGGTTTTGAGCCCATTATAATTGTAACAAAAGTAGATAAACTTGCCAAAACTAAAATAGAACCTCGTATTGAAGAGTTTAAAGAGTTTTTTGGAATAGAGAGTGTTTATCCGTTTTCTTCGCAGTCAGGGTATGGAAGAGAAGAAATTTTAAATCTTGTTGAAACAATAATTATGAAATGA